From the genome of Geothrix sp. 21YS21S-4, one region includes:
- the uraA gene encoding uracil permease, with protein MLRRPIDVDERLPLLQAAPLSLQHLFAMFGATVLVPFLLHVNPATSLLLNGVGTLLYLWICKGRIPAYLGSSFAFIAPVLAVLARPELGGYAAAQGGFIAFGLFFVLISQVVRVAGTRWIDIIFPTAAMGAIVAVIGLELAPVAADMAGLTGKASAPFTAGSAMAVSLFTLGLTILCSVLLRGFWGVIPILLGVVGGTALSLLLGKVDLAAIAAAPWFQTPALYRPTFNLQAILMILPAALVVLAEHIGHLVVTGNIMDRDLVKDPGLHRSLLGDGLSNILSGFAGATPNTTYGENIGVMAITKVYSVQVIGGAALIAILVSFVGKAAAAIRAIPVPVMGGVCLLLFGVIAAAGIRMLVEKRVDYARPRNLVLTSVVLISGISGAAIRLGAVELRGMALGTVVAIVLSLLFWAFDRLGFSNDGGSQH; from the coding sequence ATGCTGCGCCGCCCCATCGACGTCGACGAGCGCCTGCCCTTGCTGCAGGCCGCACCCCTGAGTCTCCAGCACCTGTTCGCCATGTTCGGGGCGACGGTGCTGGTGCCCTTTCTCCTCCACGTCAATCCGGCCACCAGCCTGCTGCTGAACGGCGTGGGGACCCTGCTCTACCTCTGGATCTGCAAGGGGCGCATTCCCGCCTACCTGGGATCGAGCTTCGCCTTCATCGCGCCGGTCCTGGCGGTGCTGGCCCGGCCGGAACTGGGTGGATACGCCGCCGCCCAGGGCGGGTTCATCGCCTTCGGCCTGTTCTTCGTGCTCATCAGCCAGGTGGTGCGGGTGGCGGGCACGCGCTGGATCGACATCATCTTCCCCACGGCGGCCATGGGCGCCATCGTGGCGGTCATCGGATTGGAGCTGGCCCCCGTCGCTGCGGACATGGCCGGGCTCACGGGCAAGGCCTCTGCGCCCTTCACGGCGGGCTCGGCGATGGCGGTCTCCCTGTTCACCCTGGGACTCACCATCCTCTGCTCGGTGCTCCTGCGCGGCTTCTGGGGCGTGATTCCGATCCTGCTCGGCGTGGTGGGCGGAACGGCGCTGTCCCTCCTGCTCGGCAAGGTGGATCTGGCCGCCATCGCAGCGGCGCCCTGGTTCCAGACGCCCGCGCTCTACCGCCCCACCTTCAACCTGCAGGCCATCCTCATGATCCTGCCCGCGGCCCTCGTGGTCCTGGCGGAGCACATCGGCCACCTGGTGGTGACGGGCAACATCATGGACCGCGACCTGGTGAAGGATCCCGGGCTGCACCGCTCGCTGCTGGGGGACGGGTTGTCCAACATCCTGTCGGGCTTCGCCGGCGCCACGCCCAACACCACCTACGGCGAGAACATCGGCGTGATGGCCATCACCAAGGTCTACAGCGTGCAGGTGATCGGCGGCGCGGCGCTCATCGCCATCCTCGTGAGCTTCGTGGGCAAGGCCGCGGCGGCCATCCGCGCCATCCCCGTGCCGGTCATGGGCGGCGTCTGCCTCCTGCTGTTCGGCGTGATTGCCGCCGCGGGCATCCGGATGCTGGTGGAGAAGCGGGTGGACTACGCGCGGCCGCGCAACCTGGTCCTCACCAGCGTGGTGCTCATCAGCGGAATCAGCGGCGCGGCCATCCGGCTGGGCGCGGTGGAACTGCGGGGGATGGCGCTCGGCACGGTGGTGGCCATCGTCCTGAGCCTCCTCTTCTGGGCCTTCGATCGCCTGGGCTTCAGCAACGACGGCGGTTCCCAGCACTGA
- a CDS encoding NTP transferase domain-containing protein, with product MPEPLDGFLLAAGLGTRMGALSACLPKPAWTLRGKPLLQWGAEALRRSGAARLGCNAHLLPERLRAVAGGIEVFDEPRLLGSAGGLLHVRGRVASELLVWNADIWAEDPPFDLLRERHREARATLTWLLIPHPGGPWNPVWMDHEGRVLPKGVSGPWGPYHFTGAAAWSPEALALLPEGPSEVNDLRPRLPFHHGVVVEPFPWREVGTPQALLEAAADLAPDAEGCLPGCYLHPTARPAGRLARCVLGPRAAPPSAVTDADALWFEEGGNQVRLGL from the coding sequence ATGCCTGAGCCCCTCGACGGCTTCCTGCTGGCGGCGGGGCTGGGCACGCGGATGGGCGCCCTCAGCGCCTGCCTGCCCAAGCCCGCCTGGACGCTGCGGGGGAAGCCCCTCCTCCAGTGGGGCGCGGAGGCTCTCCGCCGGAGCGGGGCGGCGCGCCTGGGCTGCAACGCCCACCTCCTGCCGGAGCGCCTGAGGGCCGTGGCGGGCGGGATCGAGGTCTTCGACGAACCGCGGCTTCTGGGCAGCGCGGGCGGGCTCCTGCATGTTCGGGGCCGCGTGGCGTCGGAACTGCTCGTGTGGAACGCCGACATCTGGGCGGAGGATCCGCCCTTCGACCTGCTCCGCGAGCGCCACCGCGAGGCCCGCGCCACCCTGACGTGGCTGCTGATTCCCCATCCCGGCGGCCCCTGGAATCCCGTGTGGATGGACCACGAGGGCCGCGTGCTTCCCAAGGGTGTGAGCGGCCCGTGGGGGCCCTACCACTTCACCGGCGCCGCCGCGTGGTCGCCCGAAGCCCTGGCGCTCCTTCCCGAGGGGCCCAGCGAGGTGAACGACCTCCGTCCCCGCCTGCCGTTCCATCACGGCGTCGTGGTGGAGCCCTTCCCCTGGCGGGAAGTCGGCACGCCCCAGGCGCTCCTCGAGGCCGCCGCCGATCTGGCGCCCGACGCGGAGGGATGCCTTCCCGGCTGCTACCTCCACCCCACCGCCCGGCCCGCGGGGCGCCTGGCGCGCTGCGTGCTCGGCCCCCGCGCCGCGCCTCCGTCCGCCGTCACCGACGCCGACGCCCTCTGGTTCGAGGAGGGCGGAAACCAGGTGCGGCTGGGGCTCTGA
- a CDS encoding trypsin-like peptidase domain-containing protein, whose product MNRQVKQVLGLSVFAAGCMALGMGLSHGWVARAQEERPVVVDAKGLDRLPPIAEVAEKLNPTVVAITNTSFVKNRRFEHPQVGGQDFFDFFFGPGGPQQRRTPRNGGDDEQRAVSGGSGVIISPQGEILTNYHVIASMGGSDNSLEVKTSDNKSYKATVLGKDKELDIALIKIDGAHLPFAKLGDSDSLKIGEWVVAIGNPFGLEHTVTQGIISAKGRKLDTGVSSFLQTDAAINRGNSGGPLLNLRGEVVGINTAINPAGQNIGFAVPISQVNRILKDLRSGKPVSRGYLGVTPFDLDQAYQDALGVKEGVVVNSVEKGQAADKAGVQRLDVITSVDGQPVRGQDELVSAISSRRAGESVKLTIWRDGKTLTLTVTLGDRKAIEDQRRRDSGEESEDEDGAKAPGDAKGVNLEKAYGFSVEAADPKNRLKGVVVTSVDPRSPAAERGMAPGMIISEVGRQPVNNLAEFNAQVKKAGGRTLLLFVQFPNGPQKVTLAIPPR is encoded by the coding sequence ATGAATCGTCAGGTGAAGCAGGTTCTGGGGTTGTCGGTTTTCGCCGCCGGCTGCATGGCCCTGGGGATGGGGCTCAGCCACGGTTGGGTGGCCCGGGCTCAGGAAGAGCGGCCCGTGGTGGTGGATGCGAAGGGGCTGGACCGCCTCCCGCCCATCGCGGAGGTGGCGGAGAAGCTGAATCCCACCGTCGTCGCCATCACCAACACCAGTTTCGTGAAGAATCGCCGGTTCGAGCATCCCCAGGTCGGGGGCCAGGACTTCTTCGACTTCTTCTTCGGCCCCGGCGGACCCCAGCAGCGGCGGACGCCCCGGAACGGCGGCGACGACGAGCAGCGGGCGGTCTCCGGCGGGTCCGGCGTGATCATCAGCCCCCAGGGCGAAATCCTCACCAACTACCACGTCATCGCCAGCATGGGCGGCAGCGACAACTCCTTGGAGGTGAAGACCTCCGACAACAAGAGCTACAAGGCCACGGTCCTCGGGAAGGACAAGGAGCTGGACATCGCCCTCATCAAGATCGACGGCGCGCACCTGCCCTTCGCCAAGCTGGGCGATTCCGATTCCCTCAAGATCGGCGAGTGGGTGGTGGCCATCGGCAACCCCTTCGGGCTGGAGCACACCGTCACCCAGGGGATCATCAGCGCCAAGGGCCGCAAGCTCGACACGGGCGTCAGCTCCTTCCTCCAGACCGACGCCGCCATCAACCGCGGCAATTCCGGCGGGCCGCTGCTGAACCTCCGGGGCGAAGTGGTGGGCATCAACACCGCCATCAATCCCGCGGGCCAGAACATCGGCTTCGCCGTGCCCATCAGCCAGGTGAACCGCATCCTCAAGGACCTCCGCAGCGGCAAGCCCGTCAGCCGCGGCTACCTGGGCGTGACCCCCTTCGACCTCGACCAGGCCTACCAGGACGCCCTGGGCGTGAAGGAGGGCGTGGTGGTCAACAGCGTGGAGAAGGGCCAGGCCGCCGACAAGGCCGGCGTCCAGCGCCTCGACGTGATCACCTCCGTGGACGGCCAGCCGGTGCGCGGGCAGGACGAGCTGGTGAGCGCCATCTCCAGCCGCCGCGCGGGCGAGAGCGTGAAGCTCACCATCTGGCGCGACGGGAAGACCCTCACCCTCACCGTGACCCTCGGCGACCGGAAGGCCATCGAGGACCAGCGGCGCCGCGATTCGGGCGAGGAGTCCGAGGACGAGGACGGCGCCAAGGCCCCCGGCGACGCCAAGGGCGTGAATCTGGAGAAGGCCTACGGATTCTCCGTGGAAGCCGCCGACCCCAAGAACCGGCTGAAGGGCGTGGTGGTGACCTCCGTGGATCCCCGCTCCCCCGCCGCCGAGCGCGGCATGGCGCCCGGGATGATCATCAGCGAAGTGGGCCGCCAGCCCGTGAACAACCTGGCCGAGTTCAACGCCCAGGTGAAGAAGGCGGGCGGACGCACCCTCCTGCTGTTCGTCCAGTTCCCCAACGGGCCGCAGAAGGTCACCCTGGCCATTCCGCCCCGCTGA
- a CDS encoding NAD(P)H-binding protein — protein sequence MKQILVTGATGTVGREVVAQLLPKGAKVKALTRNPELAALPPGVEVVRGDLTDVASLDACLEGVDTVFLVWTASPASAAAAVQRISQQARRIILLTSPHKTAHPFFQQPNPMRGVFEGIERLIEESSVEWTFIRPGMFAANGLSWWGPQVRGGEVVRWPYGAAPTAPIHEKDIAAVAVHTLIEDGHHGAEYVLTGPASLSQFQQVEIIGEVLGRPLFYDEMTPEEVRREWAAPAQVVNMLLDAWAAAMGQPAYLTSTVADLTGRPARTYREWVTDHIEAFHLRG from the coding sequence ATGAAACAGATCCTCGTTACCGGGGCCACGGGTACCGTCGGAAGGGAAGTCGTCGCCCAACTCCTGCCCAAGGGCGCCAAGGTTAAAGCGCTTACGCGCAACCCGGAGTTGGCCGCCCTTCCCCCTGGGGTTGAAGTCGTGCGCGGTGACCTTACCGATGTCGCCTCGTTAGATGCCTGCCTGGAAGGCGTCGACACGGTGTTCCTGGTGTGGACGGCTTCGCCCGCCTCAGCGGCGGCAGCCGTCCAAAGGATCTCGCAGCAAGCCCGGCGGATCATCCTGCTGACCTCCCCCCACAAAACAGCCCACCCCTTCTTCCAGCAGCCCAACCCCATGAGGGGGGTGTTTGAGGGTATCGAGCGGTTGATCGAGGAATCGTCGGTTGAATGGACGTTCATTCGACCAGGGATGTTCGCGGCCAATGGCTTGTCTTGGTGGGGCCCGCAAGTCCGTGGTGGCGAGGTCGTGCGTTGGCCCTATGGTGCTGCTCCTACGGCGCCGATCCACGAGAAGGACATAGCGGCGGTGGCGGTCCACACCCTGATAGAGGATGGCCACCATGGGGCCGAATATGTGCTGACCGGGCCTGCGTCACTGAGCCAGTTCCAGCAGGTGGAGATCATCGGCGAAGTGCTAGGCAGGCCGCTGTTTTACGACGAAATGACCCCTGAGGAAGTGCGGCGAGAGTGGGCTGCACCTGCCCAGGTGGTGAATATGTTGCTCGATGCCTGGGCCGCCGCCATGGGGCAGCCAGCCTATCTCACCTCCACGGTCGCCGACCTAACAGGTCGGCCTGCGCGAACGTATCGTGAGTGGGTGACCGACCACATCGAAGCTTTTCACTTACGAGGGTAG
- a CDS encoding response regulator yields MGQRLLLVDSDRGFLKEQQVSLEAAFDLEVAPSPDGVVARLQRGGFAAVLICVEVADNKGYALCSAIRKDPLLEDLKIALISAKATEEEYRRHQSLRGRADLYLHKPITPSTLVAALTPLVPGRVLDPDNPLGELVDTELGDDWLDGLRGALEAPASAAPPIAVPPPVEAPRVAELEAQVAALQEELRGRDRRLRDLETDYQRHLGSVTLNLDEAGRREQETGILKTQLKEALEERAGLIAQAESLHQQVGEKAQRVIDLLKERDRLLHDTLDLESFRTKVQGLEAALVAKEEALASMDEALCARDESIAELDESLFAKQQVLESALEAQGHLNTTLEGLVAQQAALENVHQGALLEVTSYKEKVHLLQLETVGLEATMRGQARDLAELGARVQKADEDLEAGRADMQALERQLEEQQKELEAARGEALEAGSQIAELRQSLGDAAAQHDAERLELMNGLDRKEAELGRLTQALDEQARAQEAAEAEREALRTELAAARTRFGSLAALVQEAQDALGRGADLARD; encoded by the coding sequence ATGGGCCAGCGCCTTCTCCTCGTGGATAGCGATCGCGGCTTCCTGAAGGAGCAGCAGGTCAGCCTGGAGGCGGCCTTCGACCTGGAAGTGGCGCCCTCACCGGACGGAGTGGTGGCGCGGCTGCAGCGCGGCGGCTTCGCGGCCGTGCTCATCTGCGTCGAGGTGGCTGACAACAAGGGCTACGCTCTCTGCTCCGCCATCCGCAAGGACCCGCTGCTGGAGGATCTCAAGATCGCGCTGATCAGCGCCAAGGCGACGGAGGAGGAATACCGCCGCCACCAGAGCCTGCGTGGCCGCGCCGATTTGTACCTCCACAAGCCCATCACGCCCAGCACGCTGGTGGCCGCGCTGACGCCCCTGGTGCCCGGCCGAGTCCTCGATCCCGACAATCCGCTGGGCGAACTGGTGGACACGGAACTGGGCGACGACTGGCTGGACGGCCTGCGCGGCGCCCTGGAAGCGCCGGCGTCCGCCGCGCCTCCCATCGCCGTTCCGCCTCCCGTGGAAGCCCCGCGGGTGGCCGAGCTGGAGGCGCAGGTGGCCGCCCTCCAGGAAGAGTTGCGCGGGCGCGATCGACGGCTTCGGGACCTGGAGACGGACTACCAGCGCCACCTGGGCTCCGTGACCCTGAACCTCGACGAGGCGGGCCGGCGGGAGCAGGAGACGGGCATCCTCAAGACCCAGCTCAAGGAGGCCCTCGAAGAGCGGGCCGGGCTGATCGCCCAGGCCGAGAGCCTGCACCAGCAGGTGGGCGAGAAGGCCCAGCGCGTCATCGACCTCCTCAAGGAGCGGGATCGCCTTCTGCACGACACCCTGGACCTGGAGTCCTTCCGCACCAAGGTGCAGGGGTTGGAAGCGGCCCTGGTCGCCAAGGAGGAAGCCCTGGCTTCCATGGACGAGGCCCTGTGCGCCCGGGACGAGTCCATCGCCGAACTGGACGAGAGCCTGTTCGCCAAGCAGCAGGTGCTGGAATCCGCCTTGGAGGCCCAGGGACACTTGAACACCACCCTCGAAGGATTGGTGGCCCAGCAGGCTGCCCTGGAGAACGTCCACCAGGGGGCCCTCCTGGAAGTGACCAGCTACAAGGAAAAGGTCCACCTCCTCCAGCTCGAGACGGTGGGACTGGAGGCCACCATGCGCGGCCAGGCCCGCGATCTGGCCGAGCTGGGCGCGCGCGTCCAGAAGGCGGACGAGGATCTGGAAGCGGGACGTGCCGACATGCAGGCCCTGGAGCGGCAGTTGGAGGAGCAGCAGAAGGAACTGGAGGCCGCGCGGGGCGAGGCGCTCGAAGCCGGCAGCCAGATCGCGGAGCTGCGCCAGTCCCTGGGAGACGCGGCGGCCCAGCACGACGCCGAGCGGCTGGAGCTGATGAACGGCCTGGACCGGAAGGAGGCCGAACTGGGCCGCCTGACGCAGGCTCTGGACGAGCAGGCGCGCGCCCAGGAAGCCGCGGAAGCGGAGCGGGAGGCCCTCCGTACCGAGTTGGCCGCCGCGCGGACCCGCTTCGGATCCCTGGCGGCCCTGGTGCAGGAAGCGCAGGACGCGCTGGGCCGCGGCGCCGATCTGGCGAGGGACTGA
- a CDS encoding NCS2 family permease — MERIFNLKAKGTTVATEVLAGTTTFISMAYVISLIPNAFLKVAGIAPNVGFTAFVVCAILSTLIGALYANLPIAFASGIGLSAFFAFTVCAPANQGGMGYTIQVALTALLLEGLVFIALSAMKVREAFMDAIPFSLKKGISVGIGLFIAIIGFVDSGVTQVGLKFDADAIFPVLKNDPSALFGLHDVNNLFIAKFWDHGHLTPAFWSVVGLFLIAVLVARRVKGAILLGILAITLAGLLPISLGGGFTHLPKGALFQIPSWPKLFQYDWSWTKSLGGMINIFIILFTLLFVDMFDTIGTLMGIGAQGKLLDKEGRFPGASKAFMADAVGTTFASMFGTTAVTAYIESASGVAEGGRTGLTALVVAGWLALALFLSPLFLMVPLQATAPALMMIGFFMLSEIKEVRFDDITEAIPAYLAVVVMPFTFSIVNGIALGMIAYTVLKAATGRFKEINPIILALSGIFLLKLLFLSA, encoded by the coding sequence ATGGAACGGATCTTCAACCTGAAGGCGAAGGGCACGACGGTGGCCACGGAGGTGCTCGCGGGCACCACCACCTTCATCTCGATGGCGTACGTGATCTCGCTGATCCCCAACGCCTTCCTCAAAGTGGCGGGCATCGCGCCGAACGTGGGGTTCACCGCCTTCGTGGTGTGCGCCATCCTGTCGACCCTGATCGGCGCCCTCTACGCCAACCTGCCCATCGCCTTCGCCTCGGGCATCGGGCTGTCGGCCTTCTTCGCGTTCACGGTCTGCGCCCCGGCCAACCAGGGCGGGATGGGCTACACCATCCAGGTGGCCCTCACGGCGCTGCTGCTGGAAGGCCTCGTGTTCATCGCCCTCAGCGCCATGAAGGTGCGCGAAGCCTTCATGGACGCCATCCCCTTCTCCCTGAAGAAGGGCATCTCCGTGGGCATCGGGCTGTTCATCGCCATCATCGGATTCGTGGATTCCGGCGTCACCCAGGTGGGCCTGAAGTTCGATGCGGACGCGATCTTCCCGGTCCTGAAGAACGATCCCTCGGCACTCTTCGGGCTGCATGACGTGAACAACCTGTTCATCGCGAAGTTCTGGGACCACGGCCACCTCACGCCCGCCTTCTGGTCCGTGGTGGGCCTGTTCCTCATCGCCGTCCTCGTCGCCCGCCGCGTCAAGGGCGCCATCCTGCTCGGGATCCTGGCCATCACCCTGGCGGGCCTGCTGCCCATCTCCCTGGGCGGCGGATTCACGCACCTGCCCAAGGGCGCGCTGTTCCAGATCCCCAGCTGGCCGAAGCTGTTCCAGTACGACTGGAGCTGGACGAAGTCCCTGGGCGGGATGATCAACATCTTCATCATCCTGTTCACCCTGCTGTTCGTGGACATGTTCGACACCATCGGCACCCTGATGGGCATCGGCGCCCAGGGCAAGCTGCTGGACAAGGAGGGCCGCTTCCCCGGCGCGTCGAAGGCCTTCATGGCCGACGCCGTGGGCACCACCTTCGCGTCCATGTTCGGCACCACGGCCGTCACCGCCTACATCGAGAGCGCCTCGGGCGTGGCCGAGGGCGGGCGCACGGGCCTGACGGCGCTGGTCGTGGCGGGCTGGCTGGCGCTGGCCCTGTTCCTGTCGCCCCTGTTCCTGATGGTGCCGCTCCAGGCCACCGCGCCCGCGCTGATGATGATCGGCTTCTTCATGCTGTCGGAAATCAAGGAAGTCCGGTTCGACGACATCACCGAAGCCATCCCGGCTTACCTCGCGGTGGTGGTGATGCCGTTCACCTTTTCCATCGTCAACGGGATCGCCCTGGGAATGATCGCCTACACCGTGCTGAAGGCCGCCACGGGGCGCTTCAAGGAGATCAACCCGATCATCCTCGCGCTCTCGGGAATCTTCCTGCTGAAGCTGCTGTTCCTGTCTGCCTAG
- a CDS encoding hemolysin family protein encodes MTLAAALICLALILVSAFFVMAEFAAVRVRPTQLEALAEADSRAASALEIHRNLGHHLSSIQAGIVLCALALGAVGEELFSHGFRAVFGHLPWPRLVGPLSSGVALLVMTTLHVVLAELVPRSLAIRSAVPWALRTAAPLLAWSRFARPLTWGLTHLSHLVLGLFGVRPEADAEDLLPSEAEFRRMLERSQAEGRLELDRKELIENLFDFSRRTVKEIAVPRARVVCFDLHHALEENLALARTTVHTRIPLVEGDLDRVVGVIHMKDLLWALQEAGPVDLRALARPAFFVPEMKLIQGLLLEFQQRKQHLALVVNEHGGVDGLVTLENVLEELVGEIQDEFDREAIQLRRTRSGGWLAQGNVMLEQLVDHLDLDLQAEAGSVSLGGFFQERLGRVLRPGDELRLQGWRIRVLSMRGLAPGQFLLRPLPTETAFAADDDA; translated from the coding sequence GTGACCTTAGCCGCAGCTCTGATCTGCCTGGCCCTCATCCTCGTGAGCGCCTTCTTCGTGATGGCCGAGTTCGCCGCGGTCCGCGTGCGCCCGACCCAGCTGGAAGCCCTGGCGGAGGCCGATTCGCGGGCCGCCTCGGCTTTGGAAATCCATCGGAACCTGGGCCACCACCTCTCCTCCATCCAGGCGGGGATCGTCCTGTGCGCCCTGGCCCTCGGCGCCGTGGGCGAGGAGCTGTTCAGCCACGGATTCCGCGCAGTGTTCGGCCACCTGCCGTGGCCGCGGCTGGTGGGGCCGCTCAGTTCCGGCGTGGCGCTGCTGGTGATGACCACCCTTCACGTGGTGCTCGCCGAACTGGTGCCCCGCAGCCTGGCCATCCGGTCCGCCGTCCCCTGGGCTTTGCGAACCGCCGCGCCGCTCCTCGCCTGGTCCCGCTTCGCCCGCCCCCTCACCTGGGGCCTCACCCACCTCAGCCACCTGGTGCTGGGCCTGTTCGGCGTGCGCCCCGAGGCCGACGCGGAGGACCTGCTGCCTTCCGAAGCGGAGTTCCGACGGATGCTGGAGCGCAGCCAGGCGGAAGGTCGGTTGGAACTGGATCGGAAGGAGCTGATCGAGAATCTGTTCGATTTCAGCCGCCGCACCGTGAAGGAGATCGCCGTTCCCCGCGCCCGGGTGGTCTGCTTCGACCTTCACCACGCGCTGGAGGAGAACCTGGCCCTCGCCCGCACCACGGTCCACACCCGCATCCCGCTGGTGGAGGGGGACCTCGACCGGGTGGTGGGCGTGATTCACATGAAGGACCTGTTGTGGGCCCTGCAGGAGGCCGGTCCCGTGGACCTCCGCGCCCTGGCCCGCCCAGCCTTCTTCGTGCCGGAGATGAAGCTCATCCAGGGCCTGCTCCTCGAATTCCAGCAGCGGAAGCAGCACCTCGCGCTGGTGGTGAACGAGCACGGCGGGGTGGACGGGCTGGTGACCCTGGAGAACGTCCTGGAGGAACTGGTGGGCGAGATCCAGGACGAGTTCGACCGCGAGGCCATCCAGCTCCGGCGGACTCGGAGCGGCGGTTGGCTGGCCCAGGGCAACGTGATGCTGGAACAGCTCGTGGATCATCTGGACCTGGACCTCCAGGCCGAAGCGGGATCGGTCAGCCTGGGCGGCTTCTTCCAGGAGCGCCTGGGCCGCGTTCTTCGCCCCGGCGACGAGCTGCGCCTCCAGGGCTGGCGCATCCGGGTGCTGTCCATGCGGGGGCTCGCCCCCGGCCAGTTCCTCCTGAGGCCGCTCCCCACGGAAACCGCCTTCGCCGCGGATGATGATGCCTGA